A window of the Arenibacter algicola genome harbors these coding sequences:
- the mreC gene encoding rod shape-determining protein MreC, whose protein sequence is MRQIINFILRYKNFLLYLFLLIISLALTVQSHSYHRSKYFNSSNWLTGNIYETTSNITTYFGLGEENKKLVEENKRLRKLLFNQKKEDSMKLDTTNITYRVVASQVIKNSYSLPRNYITIKKGSADGIKPDMGVITANGILGIVENTSKNFATVQSILNTKSRINAKIKNTNHYGSLVWDTKDYNTVQLADVERLVPVKIGDTIVTGASSSIFPENIPIGVIKNFDLNNSQSSYSIDIKLFNNMAAVRSIYIIENVQREEIIELEAKTNNDSQ, encoded by the coding sequence ATGCGGCAGATTATCAACTTTATATTAAGATATAAAAATTTCTTGCTCTATCTTTTCTTGTTGATCATATCCTTGGCGCTTACCGTACAATCCCATTCCTATCACCGTTCCAAATACTTTAATTCCTCGAACTGGTTAACAGGAAATATCTATGAGACCACAAGCAATATAACCACCTATTTTGGCCTTGGAGAGGAGAATAAAAAATTAGTAGAGGAAAATAAGCGATTGCGGAAGCTTCTTTTTAACCAAAAAAAGGAAGATTCCATGAAATTGGACACGACCAATATTACTTACAGAGTGGTAGCTTCCCAAGTAATAAAGAACAGTTATAGCCTGCCAAGAAACTATATTACGATCAAGAAAGGAAGTGCAGATGGGATAAAACCCGATATGGGCGTAATAACCGCCAATGGCATCCTTGGAATAGTAGAAAATACGTCTAAAAATTTTGCCACGGTACAGAGTATTTTGAATACCAAATCCAGGATCAACGCAAAAATTAAGAACACCAACCATTACGGTTCATTGGTTTGGGATACCAAGGACTATAACACCGTACAACTTGCCGACGTTGAAAGATTGGTACCTGTAAAAATTGGGGACACCATAGTTACGGGTGCCAGTTCCAGTATCTTCCCGGAAAACATACCCATAGGAGTCATCAAGAATTTTGATCTCAACAATTCACAAAGCTCATATAGTATAGACATTAAGCTCTTTAACAACATGGCCGCAGTCAGGAGCATTTATATCATAGAAAACGTTCAACGGGAGGAAATAATAGAATTAGAAGCCAAGACCAATAATGATTCGCAATAG
- a CDS encoding rod shape-determining protein yields the protein MGFFDFLTEEIAIDLGTANTLIIHNDKVVVDSPSIVARDRISGKIIAVGKEANMMQGKTHENIKTIRPLKDGVIADFDASEKMINMFIKNIPALKKKWFPPALRMVICIPSGITEVEMRAVKESAERVNGKEVYLIHEPMAAAIGIGLDIIQPKGNMIVDIGGGTTEIAVIALGGIVCDKSVKIAGDVFTNDIIYYMRTQHNLYVGESTAENIKITIGSATEDLQTPPDEMSVQGRDLLTGKPKQVSISYREIAKALDKSILRVEDAVMETLSQTPPELAADIYNTGIYLAGGGSMLRGLDRRLSQKTDLPVYIAEDPLRAVVRGTGIALKNLERYKSILIK from the coding sequence ATGGGATTCTTTGATTTCTTAACCGAGGAGATTGCAATAGACTTAGGTACTGCCAACACCCTCATCATTCACAACGACAAAGTGGTGGTAGACAGTCCATCTATTGTAGCCAGGGACAGAATAAGTGGCAAAATCATTGCCGTTGGCAAGGAAGCCAATATGATGCAAGGAAAGACCCATGAAAATATAAAGACCATCCGTCCCTTAAAGGATGGGGTTATTGCCGATTTTGATGCCTCTGAAAAGATGATCAATATGTTCATCAAGAACATACCTGCGCTAAAGAAAAAGTGGTTTCCACCGGCCTTGAGAATGGTTATCTGCATCCCTTCGGGAATTACAGAGGTTGAAATGCGTGCCGTTAAGGAATCCGCTGAACGTGTTAACGGTAAAGAGGTCTACCTTATTCATGAGCCTATGGCGGCTGCCATAGGTATCGGCTTGGATATAATACAACCCAAAGGGAACATGATCGTTGACATAGGGGGTGGTACAACTGAAATTGCAGTAATTGCCCTGGGCGGAATTGTTTGCGACAAATCGGTCAAGATTGCAGGAGACGTTTTCACAAACGACATTATCTATTACATGCGTACGCAACATAACCTTTATGTTGGGGAAAGTACAGCAGAGAACATAAAAATTACCATTGGTTCGGCTACCGAAGATCTACAGACCCCTCCGGACGAAATGTCCGTTCAAGGAAGGGATCTACTAACCGGTAAACCAAAACAAGTATCCATATCATACCGGGAAATAGCCAAGGCCTTGGATAAATCCATACTAAGGGTAGAAGATGCCGTTATGGAAACCCTATCGCAAACCCCTCCGGAACTGGCAGCGGATATCTATAATACAGGTATTTATTTGGCCGGTGGCGGATCCATGTTAAGGGGACTTGACAGGCGTTTGTCCCAAAAAACCGATCTACCGGTATATATAGCCGAAGATCCTCTTAGGGCAGTAGTAAGGGGTACCGGTATTGCTTTAAAAAACTTGGAGCGATATAAGAGTATTTTAATTAAATAG
- the rodA gene encoding rod shape-determining protein RodA, with amino-acid sequence MSGKSVLKRLDWFSVLIYIALVFIGWINIYSSTFTDDNPSIFNFSSLHGKQLFFIGTSALSIIIILALEANFYERFSSLFYIISIVLLLGLFIFGKTIAGATSWYDLGFFNLQPSEFAKVATALALAKYLSDIQTDIKRQKDQLIAILIILIPAFLIIPQPDPGSALVFFALIFVIFREGLPLYYLGIGFMVILIFILTLMFGTIWVAIILGLLLALFLLLKKPSFKVPIIPVALIYVAIVLFSLSVNFVFNSVFEQRHRDRFSLWLRLEKDPKKLEEIRKDIGYNTYQSEKAIESGGLSGKGFLEGTRTKGDFVPEQHTDYIFSTVGEEWGFMGTATVVILFTTLLLRLVYLSERQKNDFSRMYGYGVISILFVHYFINIGMVTGVLPTIGIPLPFFSYGGSGLLFFTALLFIFLKLDANRLNELT; translated from the coding sequence GTGTCTGGTAAAAGTGTCCTTAAGCGCTTGGATTGGTTTAGCGTTCTAATTTACATTGCCCTAGTTTTTATTGGTTGGATAAATATTTATTCCAGTACCTTTACCGACGACAACCCCTCCATATTCAATTTTTCCTCATTACATGGAAAACAATTGTTTTTTATAGGAACAAGTGCGCTCTCCATTATTATTATCCTGGCTTTGGAAGCCAATTTTTACGAACGATTTTCCAGTCTGTTCTACATTATATCCATAGTATTGCTCTTGGGCCTTTTTATATTTGGCAAGACCATTGCCGGGGCGACCTCTTGGTACGACCTCGGTTTTTTTAACCTTCAACCCTCTGAATTTGCCAAAGTTGCGACCGCACTTGCCCTGGCAAAATATTTAAGTGACATACAGACAGATATAAAGCGGCAGAAAGATCAATTGATTGCAATTTTAATTATTTTGATTCCCGCATTCTTGATCATTCCCCAGCCAGATCCAGGAAGTGCCCTTGTCTTTTTTGCCTTGATCTTTGTAATTTTTAGGGAAGGCCTTCCCCTATACTATCTCGGAATAGGGTTTATGGTAATTCTTATATTTATCTTGACGCTGATGTTCGGTACTATTTGGGTAGCCATAATCCTTGGACTTTTATTGGCGCTGTTCCTATTGTTAAAAAAGCCTTCCTTCAAGGTACCTATAATACCGGTTGCCCTTATCTATGTGGCTATTGTTCTATTCTCCCTTTCAGTCAATTTTGTATTTAATTCCGTTTTTGAACAAAGGCATAGGGATCGTTTCAGTCTTTGGCTTCGATTGGAAAAGGACCCCAAGAAATTGGAAGAGATTCGTAAGGACATAGGCTATAATACCTATCAATCTGAAAAAGCCATTGAATCCGGCGGCCTATCGGGCAAAGGATTTTTAGAGGGAACGCGCACCAAAGGCGATTTTGTCCCCGAACAACATACAGATTACATTTTTAGCACCGTAGGCGAGGAATGGGGATTTATGGGTACTGCCACTGTGGTAATTCTTTTCACAACATTACTATTACGACTGGTCTACCTATCCGAACGCCAAAAAAATGACTTTAGCCGTATGTACGGTTATGGGGTCATCTCCATATTGTTTGTACACTATTTCATAAATATTGGTATGGTTACAGGGGTTTTGCCCACCATTGGAATACCCCTGCCTTTTTTTAGTTATGGAGGTTCCGGATTGTTATTTTTTACTGCACTATTGTTCATTTTCCTAAAATTGGATGCCAATAGACTAAACGAACTGACTTAA
- a CDS encoding peptidoglycan D,D-transpeptidase FtsI family protein has protein sequence MRKILLSSIILLVGITFIGRLSYLQIFSFSPNQILEDPAIKAVYDYPERGYIYDRNGKLLVANQPAYDVMVIPREVKPLDTLEFCKLLGIDKDRFVSQLRKARVYSPRLPSVLVPQLSKEDYGRLQEKMRRFEGFYIQKRSLRYYDTNSGANVLGYISEVNEWDLERNPSYAAGELKGTTGIEKEYETILRGRKGVKYIQKDRFNRDIGPYKTGTLDTLPEQGKQITVTIDKILQEYGEKLMTGKHGGIVALEPASGEILALISGPTYDPALLVGRERSRNYSKLHYDTISKPTFDRSILASQSPGSPFKTINALVALQEGAITPETTFHCYNGFYVGKRKRGCHCGGGTRNLNSGIYLSCNAYFAGAFRKIYDQFPTSAEGMDAWEKHVKSFGLGTFLGYDLPTGRPGRIPNKEYYNRIYGENRWSSSTIISNSIGQGEVEVTPIQLANMTAAIANRGHYFTPHVLKKIGGDAISIPEFTEAKHTSIDKKYFEPVVQGMAEVYKKGTAARLQIEGIEIAGKTGTVENFTRINGERTQLTDNSVFVAFAPVDNPKIAIAVYIENGYFGSRYAGHIASLMIEKYLKGEITRVDLEKRMLEKTLEEEYAKPYSGQPFKINERVW, from the coding sequence ATGAGAAAAATCCTTTTGTCCTCCATTATATTACTGGTTGGAATAACTTTTATCGGCAGATTGTCCTATCTCCAGATATTTAGTTTTTCCCCCAATCAGATATTGGAAGATCCGGCGATAAAAGCAGTTTATGATTATCCGGAAAGGGGTTATATATACGATAGAAACGGAAAACTTCTGGTGGCAAACCAACCGGCCTATGACGTAATGGTCATTCCAAGGGAGGTAAAGCCATTGGACACCCTAGAATTTTGCAAGCTATTGGGAATTGACAAAGATAGGTTTGTGTCCCAACTAAGAAAAGCCAGGGTCTATTCCCCTAGACTTCCCTCTGTTTTGGTACCTCAGCTATCCAAAGAGGACTACGGAAGGCTTCAGGAAAAAATGAGGAGATTTGAAGGGTTCTACATTCAAAAAAGATCACTTAGATATTACGACACCAATAGTGGCGCCAACGTTTTGGGATACATCAGCGAAGTCAACGAATGGGATCTGGAAAGAAACCCGTCCTACGCTGCGGGAGAATTAAAGGGAACTACAGGCATTGAAAAGGAATACGAGACCATCCTAAGGGGACGAAAAGGCGTAAAATACATACAAAAAGACCGGTTTAATAGAGATATTGGCCCCTATAAGACCGGCACACTGGATACACTCCCAGAGCAGGGAAAACAAATAACCGTTACCATAGACAAAATTCTACAGGAATACGGCGAAAAGTTGATGACAGGGAAACATGGGGGAATAGTAGCTCTAGAACCGGCCTCCGGTGAGATATTGGCCTTAATTTCAGGACCAACATACGACCCGGCACTATTGGTAGGCAGGGAAAGATCAAGGAACTACAGCAAATTGCATTATGATACCATTTCAAAGCCCACATTTGACCGTTCCATCTTGGCCTCTCAATCCCCTGGATCGCCATTTAAGACCATAAACGCCCTTGTTGCCCTACAAGAAGGTGCCATTACTCCCGAAACTACTTTTCATTGCTACAACGGTTTCTACGTAGGCAAAAGAAAAAGAGGCTGCCATTGCGGAGGAGGAACACGAAATTTAAATTCTGGCATATACCTATCATGTAATGCCTATTTTGCAGGGGCTTTCCGCAAAATCTATGACCAATTTCCAACTTCTGCAGAAGGTATGGATGCATGGGAAAAACATGTAAAAAGTTTTGGATTGGGAACCTTTTTGGGATATGACCTCCCCACGGGTAGACCGGGACGAATACCCAACAAGGAATATTACAACCGAATTTATGGAGAAAATAGATGGTCGTCCTCCACTATAATATCCAATTCCATAGGGCAAGGAGAGGTAGAGGTTACCCCTATTCAACTGGCCAATATGACCGCTGCCATCGCCAATAGAGGACATTATTTTACCCCACATGTGCTTAAAAAAATAGGGGGCGACGCTATCAGTATCCCAGAATTCACAGAGGCCAAACATACTTCTATTGATAAGAAATATTTTGAACCTGTTGTACAGGGAATGGCCGAAGTATACAAAAAAGGTACGGCCGCAAGGCTCCAAATAGAGGGAATAGAAATTGCTGGCAAAACAGGAACGGTAGAAAACTTCACAAGAATCAATGGGGAACGCACCCAACTAACGGACAACTCTGTTTTTGTTGCCTTTGCACCCGTGGACAATCCAAAAATAGCCATAGCCGTGTACATTGAGAACGGATACTTTGGATCGCGGTATGCGGGTCACATTGCTTCCCTTATGATTGAAAAATATCTAAAGGGGGAAATAACGAGGGTAGACTTGGAAAAAAGAATGCTTGAAAAAACATTGGAAGAAGAATATGCGAAGCCCTATAGCGGACAACCCTTTAAAATAAATGAGCGTGTCTGGTAA
- a CDS encoding TonB-dependent receptor yields MFLWLPLLAISQNNIEGMVMEDNPENRRLGLAGANVYWLNSQTGTITKTDGSFAIPFKKENNQLVISYVGFESDTLFIDSPKTVNHWLKPSNALNEVVVKKKRDAVQKSYFSPQNVVTINSAELLKAACCNLSESFETNPAIDVNFSDALTGTKQIQMLGLTSPYLLITQENIPMVRGASQAYGLTFTPGTWVESIQITKGAGSVVNGYESISGQINTELVKPLTDKAVFVNGYANLNGRLELNTHLNKQLTDNWSTGLYLHGNRRDAKEDGNGDGFLDAPLGNQINVLNRWQYQNPSTGWVSFINLRFLNDEKQVGQTNFVPGTDKFTTNSWGGEINTRRFDTSLKLGYVFPELPFQSLGFQTAYNIHKQDSYFGFNEYNIDHESVYSNLLFNSIIGDTKSKFKTGLTFAYDGYGEMVKTQDYSRVDKSIGAFFEYSYDNLKELSLTAGIRVDNHNNLGTFVTPRLHLRYMPWDRGSFRGSFGRGKRAANIFAENQQLFASARQIRVLGDDSSIYGLDPEDAWNYGASYIQGFNLFGRTGNITLDYYVTNFKNQVVVDWENPLEVSFYNLEGKSLAKSFQFEINYEALKNLELRTAYKFYDVETDYISGALQKPLQAQHRFFANLGYITVPKENGSQWRMDYTVHALGRQRLPYIANSSMEYSPSYSLMNAQITKVFNNKFEIYLGGENLTNFMQDNPVVGADDPFGTNFDTSIIYAPIMGRMFYTGFRYKL; encoded by the coding sequence ATGTTTTTATGGCTTCCATTATTGGCCATCTCCCAGAACAATATTGAGGGTATGGTCATGGAGGACAATCCTGAAAATAGGCGCCTGGGTCTAGCGGGAGCCAATGTTTACTGGTTGAATTCCCAGACAGGTACCATTACCAAGACGGACGGGAGCTTTGCAATTCCATTCAAAAAGGAGAATAACCAACTGGTCATCAGCTATGTGGGATTTGAGTCGGACACCTTGTTCATTGATTCCCCTAAAACGGTAAATCACTGGCTAAAACCCTCCAATGCCTTAAACGAGGTGGTGGTTAAAAAAAAGCGGGATGCCGTACAGAAATCCTATTTTAGCCCACAGAATGTGGTTACCATTAATAGTGCCGAATTACTAAAAGCGGCCTGCTGCAATCTCTCCGAGAGCTTTGAAACCAATCCGGCCATAGATGTTAACTTTTCTGATGCCTTGACCGGTACCAAGCAAATACAAATGTTGGGACTTACCAGTCCTTATTTATTGATTACCCAAGAGAATATCCCAATGGTACGGGGTGCCTCCCAGGCCTATGGACTTACCTTTACCCCTGGAACTTGGGTAGAGAGTATTCAGATAACTAAGGGGGCGGGCAGTGTGGTCAATGGCTACGAAAGTATTTCTGGTCAGATAAATACGGAATTGGTAAAACCCTTAACGGATAAGGCTGTATTTGTTAACGGGTATGCCAATTTGAATGGCAGGTTAGAGTTAAACACCCATTTGAACAAGCAGTTGACTGATAATTGGAGTACAGGACTTTATCTCCATGGCAACCGAAGGGATGCCAAGGAAGATGGTAATGGGGACGGGTTTTTGGACGCGCCCTTGGGCAATCAAATTAATGTTTTGAATAGGTGGCAATACCAAAACCCAAGTACCGGTTGGGTTAGTTTTATCAACCTTCGTTTTTTGAATGATGAAAAACAGGTGGGACAGACAAATTTTGTGCCCGGCACTGATAAATTCACTACCAATTCATGGGGAGGTGAAATAAATACCAGAAGGTTTGATACTTCGTTGAAATTGGGTTATGTTTTTCCAGAGCTACCCTTTCAGAGCCTTGGTTTTCAAACGGCCTACAATATCCATAAACAGGATTCTTATTTTGGTTTTAATGAATATAATATCGATCACGAAAGTGTCTACTCCAACTTACTGTTCAACTCCATAATTGGAGATACCAAGAGCAAATTTAAAACAGGCCTTACCTTTGCTTATGATGGCTATGGGGAAATGGTGAAAACTCAAGATTATTCGAGGGTGGATAAATCTATTGGAGCCTTTTTTGAATATAGTTATGACAATTTAAAAGAATTGAGCTTAACTGCGGGCATAAGGGTGGACAACCACAATAATTTAGGCACTTTTGTTACGCCCAGATTGCACCTGCGCTATATGCCATGGGATAGAGGGAGCTTCAGGGGGTCTTTTGGCCGTGGAAAACGGGCGGCCAACATCTTTGCGGAAAACCAACAATTATTTGCCTCCGCAAGACAGATAAGGGTTCTTGGGGATGATAGCAGTATTTATGGGTTGGATCCCGAAGATGCGTGGAATTACGGTGCCAGTTATATACAGGGATTTAATTTGTTCGGTAGAACAGGAAACATAACATTGGATTATTACGTTACCAACTTTAAAAATCAAGTGGTGGTGGATTGGGAGAATCCTTTGGAAGTGTCGTTTTATAACCTGGAGGGAAAGAGTTTGGCCAAAAGCTTTCAATTTGAAATAAATTATGAGGCTTTAAAGAATTTAGAATTAAGGACGGCGTATAAATTTTATGATGTGGAAACCGATTACATAAGCGGCGCCCTGCAAAAACCTTTACAGGCCCAACATCGATTTTTTGCCAATCTTGGGTATATAACAGTTCCTAAAGAAAACGGGTCCCAATGGCGTATGGATTATACGGTTCATGCCCTGGGTAGGCAGCGTTTGCCATATATCGCGAATAGTTCCATGGAGTATTCGCCATCCTATAGTTTAATGAATGCACAGATCACTAAAGTATTTAACAACAAATTTGAAATATATCTGGGAGGGGAAAATTTGACTAATTTTATGCAGGATAACCCTGTGGTAGGTGCCGATGACCCTTTTGGTACCAATTTTGATACCAGCATA
- a CDS encoding GAF domain-containing protein, translated as MLSTLRPKVSGIINSTQNSTTEKMQAICELLKENVPHYDWVGFYFRNGDKEELKLGPYAGEPTDHTIIPFGKGICGQVAVSNQNFVVPDVKAQDNYIACSITVKAEIVIPLFLKGVNIGQIDIDSNTPDPFSEEDERFLEFVNQEVSKIL; from the coding sequence ATGCTTAGCACACTAAGACCAAAAGTTTCGGGAATTATAAACAGTACCCAAAATAGTACAACCGAAAAAATGCAGGCCATTTGCGAATTGTTAAAAGAGAATGTCCCCCATTACGATTGGGTAGGGTTCTATTTCAGAAACGGGGATAAGGAAGAGCTTAAACTGGGTCCATATGCCGGGGAACCTACAGACCACACCATAATTCCTTTTGGCAAAGGAATTTGCGGACAGGTAGCAGTCTCCAACCAAAACTTTGTAGTTCCGGATGTAAAGGCCCAGGACAACTATATAGCATGTAGTATAACCGTTAAGGCGGAAATAGTAATTCCGCTATTTTTAAAAGGTGTAAATATTGGCCAAATCGACATAGATTCCAACACTCCGGACCCATTTTCCGAAGAGGACGAGCGCTTTTTGGAATTCGTAAACCAAGAGGTGTCAAAAATTCTTTAA
- the mreD gene encoding rod shape-determining protein MreD: MIRNSYFINIIRFVLLILVQVLVFNKLNFFGYINPMVYILFLYWYPIKEKRQLFLLLSFLLGFLIDLFSDTVAIHAAATVTIAYLRPTIMRFCFGVNYEFQNFKLTNTTRAQQITFLTLLIIIHHLVFFTLEIFSFENTLLILRKVLAISIATLILCLLLNSLFSVKKE; encoded by the coding sequence ATGATTCGCAATAGCTACTTTATTAACATAATTAGATTTGTACTATTAATTTTGGTACAGGTATTGGTTTTTAATAAGCTCAATTTTTTTGGATATATAAACCCTATGGTGTATATTCTATTTCTCTATTGGTATCCCATTAAGGAAAAAAGACAATTGTTCCTACTGTTAAGTTTTCTCCTGGGTTTCTTAATAGATTTATTTTCGGACACCGTTGCCATTCATGCAGCAGCCACCGTTACCATTGCCTATTTAAGACCAACCATAATGCGCTTTTGTTTTGGGGTAAATTACGAATTTCAAAATTTTAAACTAACCAACACAACTAGGGCACAACAAATTACATTTTTAACGTTATTAATTATAATACACCATTTAGTTTTCTTTACCCTGGAAATTTTCAGTTTTGAAAATACACTGTTAATTTTGAGGAAAGTATTGGCTATCAGTATTGCCACCTTAATATTGTGTTTACTATTAAATTCACTTTTTAGTGTTAAAAAAGAATGA
- the purH gene encoding bifunctional phosphoribosylaminoimidazolecarboxamide formyltransferase/IMP cyclohydrolase, translating to MSTTKKASSALISVFHKDGLEPLVKKFNELGITIYSTGGTETFIKDLGIDVVPVEDVTSYPSILGGRVKTLHPKVFGGILNRQDNKSDQEQLKEFEIPQLDIVIVDLYPFEKTVASGASEQDIIEKIDIGGISLIRAAAKNYKDTLCVSSMNDYDEVLEMITKGNGSTTLEDRRRFATKSFNVSSHYDSAIFNYFNKNHEEAAFKLSETNGQVLRYGENPHQKGFFFGDFEAMFNKLHGKELSYNNLLDVDAAVNLIQEFKNDAPTFAILKHNNACGLATRPTIHQAYVDALAGDPVSAFGGILISNVEIDKPTAEEIHNLFCEVVIAPSYTPVALDILKGKKNRIILVQNEVDLPKMTVRTCLNGVLVQEKDEKTDKIADLTNATNKKPTDRELEDLIFASKLCKHTKSNTIVLAKNKQLCASGTGQTSRVDALNQAIHKAQSFNFDLNGAVLASDAFFPFPDCVEIAHKSGVTSVIQPGGSIKDQLSIDYCNENGIAMVMTGTRHFKH from the coding sequence ATGAGTACCACTAAAAAAGCTTCCTCAGCCTTAATATCTGTTTTTCATAAAGATGGCCTAGAACCATTGGTAAAAAAGTTTAATGAATTGGGAATTACCATCTATTCTACAGGCGGCACCGAAACATTCATTAAGGATTTAGGGATTGATGTAGTACCCGTGGAGGACGTTACAAGCTATCCGTCCATATTGGGCGGTAGGGTTAAAACATTGCACCCAAAGGTATTTGGTGGTATTTTGAACCGTCAGGACAATAAAAGTGATCAGGAACAATTGAAGGAATTTGAAATTCCCCAATTGGATATAGTCATTGTAGACCTCTATCCTTTTGAAAAAACTGTTGCCAGTGGAGCTTCAGAACAGGATATTATTGAAAAAATAGATATAGGCGGTATCTCTTTAATACGTGCGGCCGCCAAGAATTACAAGGATACACTCTGCGTTTCCTCTATGAACGATTATGACGAAGTTCTGGAAATGATTACCAAAGGAAATGGCAGCACTACTTTGGAAGACCGCAGACGTTTTGCTACAAAATCTTTCAATGTGTCATCACATTACGATTCTGCCATCTTTAACTATTTCAACAAGAACCATGAAGAGGCCGCGTTTAAATTAAGTGAAACCAACGGACAGGTGTTGCGCTATGGAGAAAATCCCCATCAAAAAGGATTTTTCTTTGGTGATTTCGAAGCAATGTTCAACAAACTTCACGGAAAGGAACTTTCCTATAACAATTTATTGGATGTGGATGCCGCGGTTAACCTTATCCAGGAATTCAAGAACGATGCCCCCACCTTCGCCATATTAAAACACAATAATGCCTGTGGTCTTGCAACCAGGCCTACAATTCACCAGGCCTATGTTGATGCTTTGGCTGGAGATCCGGTTTCGGCTTTTGGCGGAATATTGATCAGCAATGTTGAAATAGACAAACCAACGGCCGAAGAAATACACAATCTGTTTTGCGAAGTAGTGATTGCCCCTAGCTATACCCCAGTGGCCCTTGACATCTTAAAAGGGAAGAAAAACAGAATCATTTTGGTACAGAATGAGGTTGACCTTCCAAAAATGACGGTTAGAACTTGTTTGAATGGCGTTTTAGTGCAGGAAAAAGATGAAAAGACCGACAAAATTGCCGACCTTACCAATGCTACCAATAAAAAACCTACGGATAGGGAACTGGAAGATCTAATCTTTGCTTCAAAATTGTGTAAACACACCAAGAGTAACACTATTGTTCTTGCTAAAAACAAACAATTGTGCGCCAGTGGAACAGGCCAAACTTCTCGTGTAGATGCCCTAAACCAAGCTATCCACAAAGCCCAGTCCTTCAATTTTGATCTAAATGGAGCGGTATTGGCCAGTGATGCCTTCTTTCCTTTCCCGGATTGTGTAGAAATTGCGCATAAAAGTGGAGTAACCAGCGTTATACAGCCTGGAGGTTCCATCAAGGATCAACTTAGTATCGATTATTGTAATGAAAATGGAATTGCAATGGTAATGACTGGCACACGTCATTTTAAACATTAA
- a CDS encoding HYC_CC_PP family protein, with protein sequence MKVMIHKILALLMAFFMLVSTVSWTVEKHFCFGYLVDIAFFHEADTCGMERPLSKDNVALNKDSNSCCSDEIISVQGQDELSISYDDLSLGQQYLLVAITSYYLNLFQPREQRYVPHADYPPPILVKDIHVLDQVFLI encoded by the coding sequence ATGAAAGTAATGATCCATAAAATATTGGCCCTGTTAATGGCATTTTTTATGCTGGTCTCCACCGTTTCCTGGACCGTGGAGAAGCATTTTTGCTTTGGCTACTTGGTTGATATTGCTTTCTTTCATGAAGCGGACACATGCGGGATGGAAAGGCCTTTGTCAAAAGATAATGTAGCCCTTAATAAAGATTCCAATAGTTGCTGTAGTGATGAAATTATTTCGGTTCAGGGACAGGACGAATTAAGTATTTCCTATGATGACCTTAGTTTGGGTCAACAGTATTTATTGGTGGCCATTACTTCCTATTATTTAAACTTATTTCAGCCAAGGGAGCAGCGCTATGTTCCCCATGCCGATTATCCACCGCCCATACTGGTAAAAGATATCCATGTCTTGGACCAAGTTTTTCTCATTTGA